One Ethanoligenens harbinense YUAN-3 genomic window carries:
- the asnB gene encoding asparagine synthase (glutamine-hydrolyzing), producing MCGIAGWVNFTEDIEENKQIIKQMTDTLKERGPDSEGYYESRHVLFGHRRLIVVDAEGGKQPMRKTIDGRTYVLIYNGELYNTEDLRRELLADGFTFDAYSDTEVLLTAYIRWGAGCLQKCNGIFAFAIWDEAAQTVFLARDPLGVKPLFYAWRGNSLIFGSEIKTLLAHPDVQPVIDRDGLTELFALGPATAPGSGVLKGVHEVPPAYFLKVTPDTSLLHEYWKPKAKENYETEAEAAEHLRSLFVDAVERQLVGDVPLCTFLSGGLDSSGITAVAARAFEKRGKTLETYSIDYAENDKYFKASLFQPTPDQVWAEKMAAYARTRHHTYITEHAALADALENAVIARDLPGMADVDSSLYLFCKEIRKNYVIALSGECADELFGGYPWYTHDEMIYADTFPWSRFVGDRCAILSPALQTLDIEGCVRHQYLDTLRQVPHLDGESKRDYRMRELFYLNIKWFMVNLLNRKDRMSMSNSLEVRVPFADYRLVEYAFNLPSALKFAGGREKGLLRLALSGILPQDIVERKKSPYPKTHNPVYTDIVCSRMDAVLKNTESPLLELIDRKKVREIVDTRGAAYKNPWFGQLMTGPQLLAYLLQVDFWLRHYDIRLER from the coding sequence ATGTGCGGTATCGCTGGATGGGTGAATTTTACCGAAGATATTGAAGAAAACAAACAGATCATCAAACAAATGACCGATACGCTCAAAGAGCGCGGGCCGGACAGTGAAGGGTATTATGAGAGCCGTCATGTCCTGTTCGGACACCGGCGGCTGATTGTTGTGGACGCCGAGGGCGGCAAGCAACCCATGCGCAAAACGATAGACGGCCGAACCTATGTGCTGATTTACAACGGCGAGCTGTATAACACCGAAGACCTGCGGCGCGAATTACTGGCAGACGGATTCACATTCGACGCATATTCCGACACCGAAGTCCTGCTGACGGCCTATATCCGTTGGGGCGCGGGCTGCCTGCAAAAATGCAATGGGATTTTCGCTTTTGCCATTTGGGACGAAGCAGCGCAGACGGTGTTCCTCGCGCGTGACCCGCTGGGTGTGAAGCCGCTGTTTTATGCATGGCGTGGCAATTCGCTGATTTTCGGGTCGGAGATCAAGACCCTGCTCGCGCATCCCGATGTCCAACCGGTAATCGACCGTGACGGGCTGACCGAACTGTTTGCCCTTGGCCCCGCTACCGCGCCGGGCAGCGGCGTATTGAAAGGCGTGCATGAAGTGCCTCCGGCGTATTTTCTGAAAGTGACGCCGGACACCTCGCTCCTGCATGAATACTGGAAACCCAAGGCCAAAGAAAATTATGAAACGGAAGCTGAAGCTGCGGAACACCTGCGCAGTCTGTTTGTCGATGCGGTGGAGCGCCAGTTGGTGGGCGATGTGCCGCTCTGCACATTTCTTTCAGGCGGACTGGATTCCTCCGGCATCACCGCCGTGGCGGCCCGCGCCTTTGAAAAGCGTGGTAAAACGCTGGAAACTTATTCGATCGATTATGCCGAGAACGATAAATATTTCAAGGCCAGCCTGTTCCAGCCCACGCCCGATCAGGTCTGGGCGGAAAAAATGGCAGCGTATGCCCGGACACGCCACCATACTTACATCACGGAACACGCCGCACTGGCCGACGCATTGGAAAACGCGGTCATTGCGCGTGATTTGCCCGGCATGGCGGATGTCGATTCATCCTTATACCTGTTCTGCAAAGAGATCCGGAAAAACTATGTCATCGCGCTTTCGGGCGAATGTGCCGATGAACTGTTTGGTGGTTACCCGTGGTATACGCATGACGAGATGATCTACGCAGACACATTCCCCTGGTCGCGTTTTGTAGGCGACCGGTGCGCGATCCTTTCTCCCGCCCTGCAAACGCTGGACATCGAAGGCTGTGTGCGCCATCAGTATCTCGACACGCTCCGGCAGGTTCCGCATCTGGACGGAGAGAGCAAACGCGACTATCGGATGCGGGAACTGTTCTATCTGAACATCAAATGGTTTATGGTCAACCTGCTCAACCGCAAGGACCGTATGAGCATGTCCAATTCTCTGGAAGTGCGGGTGCCGTTTGCCGATTACCGGCTTGTGGAATATGCGTTCAACCTGCCATCCGCTCTTAAGTTTGCTGGCGGGCGGGAAAAGGGGCTTCTGCGCCTTGCGCTGTCCGGTATCCTGCCTCAAGACATCGTTGAGCGGAAGAAAAGTCCCTATCCCAAAACGCATAATCCGGTCTATACCGATATCGTATGCAGCCGCATGGACGCCGTTTTGAAAAACACCGAATCCCCCTTGCTGGAACTCATTGACCGTAAGAAAGTGCGCGAGATCGTGGATACCCGCGGCGCGGCCTATAAGAACCCGTGGTTTGGTCAACTGATGACCGGCCCGCAGTTGCTGGCATATTTGCTCCAGGTGGATTTCTGGCTCAGGCACTATGACATCCGGCTGGAAAGGTGA